One genomic window of Motacilla alba alba isolate MOTALB_02 chromosome 3, Motacilla_alba_V1.0_pri, whole genome shotgun sequence includes the following:
- the MANEA gene encoding glycoprotein endo-alpha-1,2-mannosidase: MARFRRRTCIILLLFILFICSIMMALKTLRPDRAGFGDPFGLGLLPELQQRTVLLDSKQNLLKRAQGDTVTRVSNLHSIAVNTMKASMSPLKKLEEELSSPNYNFHIFYYTWYGNPQFDGKYIHWNHPLLPHWDPKIANNYPKGRHNPPEDIGANFYPELGSYSSKDPTVIEAHMKQMRTASTGVIVLSWYPPGMADENGEPTDDLVPVVLDYAHKYNLKVTFHIEPYKDRDDRSMYHNVKYIIDKYGSHPAFYRHKTSTGRLLPMFYVYDSYVTIPEIWANLLTVSGSQSIRNTPYDALFIALLVEERHKHDIHRSGFDGMYTYFATNGFSYGSSHHNWASLKAFCDSNNLMFIPSVGPGYIDTSIRPWNNHNTRNRVNGKYYETAFSAALLVRPEIISITSFNEWHEGTQIEKAVPKRTGQVVYLDYKPHKPNVYLELTQKWSEKYRKEQEQWLM; encoded by the exons ATGGCAAGATTTCGCAGAAGAACATGCatcattttgttgctttttattttgtttatttgctccATAATGATGGCTTTGAAGACTCTGCGACCTGACAGAGCTGGCTTTGGGGATCCATTTGGGCTTGGTTTGTTGCCGGAACTTCAACAGCGGACAGTGCTCTTAGACAGTAAACAGAACTTGCTAAAAAGGGCTCAAGGAGATACTGTAACACGTGTCAGTAATTTGCATAGTATTGCTGTCAATACTATGAAAGCATCTATGTCTCCATTAAAAAAGCTGGAAGAGGAGCTTTCTTCTCCTAATTATAACTTTCATATATTCTACTATACTTGGTATGGGAATCCACAGTTTGATGGTAAATATATTCACTGGAATCATCCATTATTGCCACACTGGGATCCCAAAATTGCAAACAATTATCCAAAGGGAAGGCATAATCCTCCTGAGGACATTGGGGCCAACTTTTATCCAGAACTTGGATCTTACAGTTCCAAAGACCCTACTGTCATAGAAGCCCACATGAAGCAAATGCGTACAGCTTCAACTG gCGTAATAGTGCTTTCATGGTACCCACCAGGTATGGCTGATGAAAATGGAGAACCAACTGATGATTTGGTGCCAGTTGTTTTGGACTATGCACACAAATATAACCTAAAG GTCACTTTTCATATCGAACCTTACAAAGACAGAGATGATCGCAGCATGTACCACAATGTCAAGTACATCATTGACAA ATACGGAAGCCATCCAGCCTTTTACAGACATAAGACCAGCACAGGCAGACTTCTTCCCATGTTTTATGTTTATGACTCTTATGTAACAATTCCTGAAATATGGGCAAATCTGTTAACTGTGTCTGGATCCCAGAGTATTCGAAATACTCCCTATGATGCATTATTCATTGCACTTCTTGTAGAAGAAAGACATAAGCATGACATTCATAGAAGTGGTTTTGATGGAATGTACACATACTTTGCCACCAATGGCTTCTCCTACGGCTCATCTCATCATAATTGGGCAAGTTTAAAAGCCTTTTGTGATAGTAACAACTTAATGTTTATTCCAAGTGTGGGGCCAGGTTATATTGATACCAGCATCCGACCATGGAACAACCACAACACCCGGAACCGTGTCAATGGGAAGTACTATGAGACTGCCTTCAGCGCAGCCCTTCTGGTGCGaccagaaattatttccattacATCTTTTAACGAATGGCACGAGGGAACTCAGATTGAAAAAGCTGTCCCTAAACGAACTGGACAGGTGGTTTAC